The Ovis aries strain OAR_USU_Benz2616 breed Rambouillet chromosome 11, ARS-UI_Ramb_v3.0, whole genome shotgun sequence genome window below encodes:
- the LOC105616425 gene encoding ribosome biogenesis protein NSA2 homolog, with translation MVILKIKINEKRPFSCRGWCGVGSWVFQSRKLRASSHRGDCTQRLGSLHATNEYIELHRKLYGYRLDYHEKKRKKEGREAHERSKKAKKMIGLKAKLYHKQHHAEKIQMKKTIKMHEKRDTKQKNDEKTPQGAVPAYLLDREGQSRAKVLSNMIKQKRKEKAGKWEVPLPKLRAQGETEVLQVIRTEKRKKKAWKRMVTKVCFVGDGFTRKPPKYERFIRPMGLRFKKAYVTHPELKATFCLPILGVKKNPSSPLYTTLDVITKGIH, from the coding sequence atggtaattttaaaaataaaaattaatgagaagAGACCCTTTTCCTGTCGAGGGTGGTGCGGAGTCGGCTCGTGGGTCTTTCAGAGCCGAAAATTGAGAGCTTCTTCGCACCGTGGAGACTGCACCCAGCGGCTCGGCAGTCTCCATGCCACAAATGAATATATTGAGTTACACCGTAAGCTCTATGGATATCGTTTGGATTaccatgagaaaaagagaaagaaggaaggtcgAGAGGCTCATGAACGTTCAAAGAAGGCAAAAAAGATGATTGGTCTGAAAGCTAAGCTCTACCATAAACAGCACCATGctgagaaaatacaaatgaaaaagacTATTAAGATGCATGAAAAGAGAGACACCAAACAGAAGAATGATGAAAAGACTCCACAGGGAGCAGTACCTGCATATCTACTGGACCGAGAGGGACAGTCTCGAGCTAAAGTACTTTCCAATATGATTAAACAGAAACGAAAAGAGAAAGCGGGAAAATGGGAGGTCCCTCTGCCTAAGCTTCGTGCCCAGGGAGAAACAGAAGTATTACAAGTTATTcgaacagaaaagagaaagaagaaagcctgGAAGAGGATGGTTACTAAAGTCTGCTTTGTTGGAGATGGCTTTACTCGAAAACCACCTAAATATGAAAGATTCATTAGGCCAATGGGATTACGTTTCAAGAAGGCTTATGTAACACATCCTGAACTGAAAGCCACCTTTTGCTTGCCAATACTTGGTGTAAAGAAGAATCCCTCATCCCCACTATATACAACTTTGGATGTTATTACCAAAGGTATTCATTGA